One genomic segment of Aquipluma nitroreducens includes these proteins:
- the rocD gene encoding ornithine--oxo-acid transaminase, which produces MNNLSAKDYMDREAQYGAHNYHPIPVVLERGEGIFVWDVEGKKYFDFLSAYSAVNQGHCHPKIVKALTDQAQKLALTSRAFYNDTLGEWEEYTTKLFGYDKMLPMNSGAEADETALKLIRKWAYKVKGVPKGEAKIIVCNGNFHGRTITIISMSSDPDAYNDYGPYTPGFVNIPYNDIKALEKALEDPNVAGFLVEPIQAEAGVYVPEDGFLSKAFELCKKHRVLFAADEVQTGLARTGKMLACDHEDVRPDILILGKAISGGMLPVSCVLADNEIMLCIKPGEHGSTYGGNPIAAKVAVAALNVIREEKLAENAEKMGKIFRKRLKSIDSELIEIVRGKGLLNAVVINSVNGISAWDVCIALKNNGLLAKPTHEHIIRFTPPLIINEEQLTEALDIIEKTFA; this is translated from the coding sequence ATGAATAATTTAAGTGCAAAGGATTATATGGATCGTGAAGCCCAATATGGTGCACACAATTATCACCCGATACCTGTAGTTTTAGAACGGGGCGAAGGAATTTTTGTTTGGGATGTGGAAGGTAAAAAGTACTTCGACTTTCTTTCGGCCTATTCTGCAGTAAATCAAGGGCATTGTCATCCTAAAATTGTAAAGGCATTAACTGATCAGGCTCAAAAACTGGCACTGACATCAAGAGCTTTTTACAACGATACACTGGGCGAATGGGAAGAATACACGACCAAATTATTTGGTTACGACAAAATGCTGCCCATGAATTCGGGTGCTGAAGCCGATGAGACTGCGCTTAAGTTAATTCGCAAATGGGCTTATAAAGTAAAAGGAGTACCAAAAGGAGAAGCCAAGATTATTGTGTGCAACGGCAACTTCCATGGCCGTACCATTACAATCATATCCATGTCGTCTGATCCAGATGCCTACAACGACTACGGCCCTTATACTCCCGGATTTGTTAATATTCCATACAACGATATAAAGGCATTGGAAAAAGCGCTGGAAGATCCAAATGTAGCCGGATTTCTGGTTGAACCGATTCAGGCAGAAGCCGGAGTTTACGTTCCTGAAGATGGCTTCCTAAGCAAAGCATTCGAATTATGCAAAAAACATCGTGTTCTCTTTGCAGCCGATGAAGTTCAAACTGGACTTGCGCGAACAGGAAAAATGCTTGCTTGCGATCATGAAGATGTCAGGCCTGATATTTTGATTCTCGGGAAAGCCATTTCCGGAGGAATGCTCCCCGTTTCATGTGTTTTGGCCGATAATGAAATTATGCTGTGCATTAAACCCGGAGAACATGGCTCAACCTACGGCGGCAACCCGATTGCTGCGAAAGTTGCTGTTGCAGCGCTCAACGTGATCAGGGAAGAAAAACTGGCTGAAAATGCTGAGAAAATGGGTAAAATATTCCGGAAACGATTAAAATCAATCGATTCGGAACTTATTGAAATTGTTAGAGGTAAAGGACTCCTGAATGCCGTTGTAATTAATTCGGTAAATGGGATAAGTGCATGGGATGTATGTATTGCGTTAAAAAATAACGGATTACTTGCCAAGCCAACACACGAACACATCATTCGTTTTACACCGCCATTGATCATTAACGAAGAGCAGCTTACCGAAGCGCTGGATATTATTGAAAAAACATTTGCCTAA
- a CDS encoding tetratricopeptide repeat-containing sensor histidine kinase, with translation MLIKKATHLLPIATNHDTVEALIDVADQLAKTNKNPHQSVHILIIKGQNEYYSSNYEDAVAIYYQALEQAEQLHDSILLAKVTLNLGMVYDELEDYDEAINFFHKALTISQSIKDSSVIAKTYQNIAISYQNKKDLAKALEYNEKANELAILKKDTTMIIDVINNFGTIAYDQKNLVKSLDYYSKALNLYQKIKDRKGIAMAYNNIGLVYLDKNEYEKSIDYFNKSLALATELKMHGFIGDIYSNLTIYYQQKKDFKKAFYCYDRFNAIYDSLAGEKKNKMIYQIQAKYKLGRNTRELEELKVKNRSQLNAIDSAKSSQFYWVAITVLVMVLMCATVYLLYKEKELANELKNKTKELYELNVSKDKFFSIIAHDLKNPFNVLVSYTGILKTDLELFSKEELEQIISDLNEASENGYNLLQNLLIWTRSQTNRIHILKTNFVLADIFNDVKGLAELNLTNKEQTLSVEIDQNLGVYADKDMISVVLRNLVFNAIKFSVKGSVIYLNASLVGSNVRIDVVDSGIGISEESIKKLFTLDKNTMTHGTEGETGTGLGLVLCKEFVEKNDGTIWVESKLGKGSVFSFTIPAERA, from the coding sequence TTGCTAATTAAAAAGGCAACCCATTTGTTGCCAATAGCTACAAACCATGACACTGTTGAAGCTCTGATTGATGTTGCTGATCAATTAGCCAAAACCAACAAAAATCCACATCAATCAGTTCATATTTTGATAATAAAAGGACAGAACGAATACTATTCAAGTAATTACGAAGATGCTGTAGCTATTTATTATCAGGCACTCGAACAGGCAGAACAATTACACGATTCGATTTTATTGGCAAAAGTGACTCTCAATCTGGGAATGGTTTATGACGAATTGGAAGATTATGATGAAGCCATTAATTTCTTTCATAAAGCACTAACAATCAGTCAGTCAATTAAAGATTCAAGTGTAATTGCCAAAACCTACCAAAACATTGCCATCAGTTATCAAAACAAAAAAGACCTGGCCAAGGCATTGGAATACAACGAAAAGGCAAATGAACTGGCAATCCTGAAAAAAGATACGACCATGATTATTGATGTCATCAATAACTTTGGAACCATTGCCTACGATCAGAAAAATTTAGTAAAAAGCCTTGATTACTATTCGAAGGCCTTGAATTTATACCAGAAAATAAAGGATAGAAAAGGCATTGCAATGGCCTACAACAACATTGGATTGGTTTATTTGGATAAAAATGAATACGAAAAATCAATTGACTATTTCAATAAATCGTTGGCTCTTGCCACTGAACTTAAGATGCATGGTTTTATTGGCGACATTTATAGCAATCTGACGATTTATTACCAACAAAAAAAGGATTTTAAAAAGGCATTTTATTGTTACGATCGGTTTAATGCCATCTACGATAGTCTGGCAGGAGAGAAAAAGAATAAGATGATTTACCAAATTCAGGCTAAGTATAAATTGGGTAGAAATACCCGTGAGCTTGAAGAGTTGAAAGTGAAAAATAGATCTCAACTAAATGCAATTGATTCGGCAAAATCGTCACAGTTTTATTGGGTAGCTATAACCGTTTTAGTTATGGTGCTCATGTGTGCTACCGTTTATCTTTTATATAAAGAGAAAGAACTGGCCAACGAATTGAAAAACAAAACCAAAGAATTGTATGAACTCAATGTATCGAAAGATAAATTTTTCTCAATTATAGCACACGATCTAAAAAATCCGTTCAATGTGCTGGTAAGCTATACTGGCATACTAAAAACAGACCTTGAATTGTTTTCAAAAGAGGAATTAGAGCAGATTATTTCAGATTTGAATGAAGCATCAGAAAACGGATACAATTTGTTGCAGAATTTGTTGATCTGGACCAGATCGCAAACAAATCGAATTCATATCCTCAAAACAAATTTTGTTCTAGCCGACATTTTTAATGACGTTAAAGGACTGGCCGAATTGAACCTGACAAATAAAGAGCAAACGCTTTCTGTGGAAATTGATCAAAATCTTGGTGTTTATGCCGATAAAGATATGATTTCAGTTGTTTTGCGGAATTTAGTTTTTAATGCGATTAAATTTTCTGTCAAAGGCTCAGTGATTTATTTAAATGCAAGTCTAGTCGGGTCAAACGTGAGGATTGATGTGGTTGATTCTGGGATAGGAATCTCTGAAGAATCCATCAAAAAGCTGTTTACATTAGATAAAAATACAATGACTCACGGCACCGAAGGCGAAACAGGTACTGGCCTTGGATTGGTTCTTTGTAAAGAATTTGTTGAGAAAAATGATGGCACAATTTGGGTCGAAAGCAAATTGGGAAAAGGATCAGTCTTTTCATTTACCATTCCGGCAGAAAGAGCTTGA
- a CDS encoding BatA domain-containing protein has protein sequence MSFLFPFFLLALLALTIPVIIHLFNFKRYKTLYFSNVSLLKRIKQESRKKSQLKQLLIMLARMLAIASLVIAFSKPYIPLGNRTSNASQQAVEIYIDNSFSMKAEGEKGQLLEQAKIKAIEIANSYPTGTQFLILTNDFNAGNQFSLNKEQFVRQVSEIKDCPRSPRFSDVYAQAIGGIPASVKKAEKTVYILSDFQKNSTNFNAVKTDSTVWTYLFPFQAGKTNNLLIDSCWFETPGRKIGQAEKLFVRIKNLSEQAYQNIPIRLTINDSLKAIANINIAASEESVQELNYTNNSQGIQLCKIELDDYPIIFDNSYYLSYQVRGKMRALGILNPQDNGSNYLKALFTDDELVGYDEVPENNVQISQLKNYQCIFLINNQNISSGLKSELTSFVERGGSLVIFPGKMKSYAEYDALFNSLNGKTIAGFDTVSMAISEINYNHDLYREVFKKQENEADLPVIKGFASYADQMQMPETSLLKFRNGKSALSMHSFGDGTVYTFAFPLDQSNFNFVRHIIFVPTVYNMVLYSGESQKYAYSTEGDEAVVLNQNPGSDELKVMNIQTKDEFKTSVRNHGTEKKQLLLDELPKEAGHYLVMNDNETIQSISYNYPRKESIPEFYSEEDLQKLIQSKEFKQFQVIESSNVNFSETLQDLSNGKQLWKYFIIAAIFFLFCEIAIIQFWKN, from the coding sequence ATGAGTTTTCTATTCCCGTTTTTTTTATTGGCGTTACTGGCACTAACAATACCAGTAATTATACATCTGTTTAATTTCAAACGATATAAAACTCTCTATTTTAGCAATGTATCGCTACTGAAACGAATCAAACAGGAATCGAGGAAGAAATCGCAACTCAAACAATTGCTTATTATGCTTGCCCGGATGCTGGCTATTGCGTCACTCGTCATAGCTTTTAGCAAACCTTACATTCCATTGGGCAACCGAACTTCAAATGCATCTCAACAAGCCGTCGAAATCTACATCGATAATTCGTTTAGCATGAAAGCCGAGGGAGAAAAAGGTCAGTTACTGGAACAGGCCAAAATAAAAGCGATTGAAATTGCCAACTCCTACCCCACTGGCACGCAATTTCTGATTCTGACTAACGATTTTAATGCAGGGAATCAGTTTTCACTCAACAAAGAACAGTTTGTGAGGCAAGTTTCTGAGATTAAAGATTGTCCGCGTTCGCCCAGATTTTCAGATGTATATGCACAGGCTATCGGCGGCATTCCGGCTTCGGTAAAAAAAGCAGAAAAGACAGTTTATATCTTATCCGACTTTCAGAAAAACAGCACCAACTTTAACGCAGTTAAAACTGACTCCACGGTTTGGACCTATCTGTTTCCATTTCAGGCGGGGAAAACGAATAATTTACTGATCGACTCGTGTTGGTTTGAAACTCCGGGGCGAAAAATCGGTCAGGCCGAAAAACTTTTTGTACGGATCAAAAACTTATCGGAACAAGCGTATCAGAATATTCCAATACGCTTAACGATTAATGATTCGCTGAAAGCCATCGCAAACATCAACATTGCAGCGAGCGAAGAATCGGTTCAGGAATTGAATTACACCAACAATTCGCAGGGAATTCAGCTTTGCAAAATTGAGCTCGACGACTACCCGATCATCTTCGACAATTCGTATTATCTGAGTTACCAGGTGCGGGGAAAGATGCGGGCGCTTGGAATTTTAAATCCACAGGATAATGGTTCAAACTACCTGAAAGCTTTATTTACTGACGATGAACTGGTTGGTTACGATGAAGTGCCGGAAAACAATGTTCAGATTTCGCAGCTTAAAAATTACCAGTGCATATTCCTAATTAATAATCAAAACATAAGTTCAGGTTTAAAAAGTGAGTTGACTTCGTTTGTTGAACGAGGCGGGTCGCTGGTTATTTTTCCCGGTAAGATGAAAAGCTATGCGGAATACGATGCTTTGTTCAATTCGCTGAACGGCAAAACAATTGCCGGATTTGATACCGTTTCGATGGCTATTTCGGAAATAAATTACAACCACGATTTATATCGTGAAGTCTTCAAGAAACAGGAAAATGAAGCTGACTTACCAGTAATCAAAGGATTTGCGAGTTATGCCGATCAAATGCAAATGCCGGAAACATCGCTCCTGAAATTCCGCAATGGGAAAAGCGCTTTAAGTATGCATTCGTTTGGCGATGGAACTGTTTACACGTTTGCTTTTCCGCTGGATCAAAGTAATTTCAACTTTGTCAGGCACATTATTTTTGTTCCAACTGTTTACAACATGGTTTTGTATAGCGGCGAATCGCAAAAATATGCTTATTCAACCGAAGGCGACGAAGCCGTCGTTCTAAATCAAAACCCAGGTTCGGACGAATTAAAGGTTATGAATATCCAGACAAAAGATGAATTCAAAACTTCGGTAAGAAATCATGGAACTGAAAAAAAACAACTTCTGCTCGACGAACTGCCCAAGGAAGCCGGACATTACCTGGTCATGAATGACAATGAAACCATCCAGTCGATTTCGTACAATTACCCGCGAAAGGAATCTATTCCTGAGTTTTATTCGGAAGAAGACTTGCAAAAACTGATACAATCCAAAGAATTCAAACAATTTCAGGTGATTGAATCGTCGAATGTAAATTTCAGTGAAACACTTCAGGATTTAAGCAATGGAAAGCAGCTTTGGAAATATTTCATCATTGCTGCTATTTTCTTCTTATTCTGCGAAATAGCAATTATCCAGTTCTGGAAAAATTAA
- a CDS encoding DUF1398 domain-containing protein, whose amino-acid sequence MFTVEQIEQAHEKVKSGADFPKYIQEIKELGVISFETWVNDSHTEYFGKNNFRTKSKSQYDELAISANSDKENFGNRLKEHQQGKTDYYTFCKDCAKAGIEKWIVNLDTMTCIYYDKAENAILIEQIPKL is encoded by the coding sequence ATGTTTACAGTAGAACAAATAGAACAGGCACATGAAAAGGTGAAATCAGGAGCGGATTTTCCAAAATATATTCAAGAAATCAAAGAATTAGGTGTAATATCCTTTGAAACCTGGGTTAATGACAGCCATACGGAGTATTTTGGTAAAAATAATTTTAGGACGAAATCAAAATCACAATACGATGAATTAGCAATTTCGGCAAACAGCGACAAAGAAAATTTTGGTAATCGGCTAAAAGAACACCAACAGGGCAAAACTGATTATTATACTTTTTGTAAAGATTGTGCCAAAGCAGGAATTGAAAAATGGATCGTTAATCTTGACACAATGACTTGCATATATTATGACAAAGCTGAAAACGCAATTTTAATTGAACAAATACCGAAACTGTAA
- a CDS encoding Abi-alpha family protein: MESENKSLDILGIKPVSKAIDTSVKKTFQGIEAFLKSVCAPALDEVGLMLRDKIRYWRLNNILRILEKAKGKINFENDNLQMQAHPRIALAIIENGSLNDNDEIQELWAGLFASSCTPSGQDDENLIFIDLLKQLTSVEAKILNFTCENARKIVYPNGLVTADDLQSTGNELFRLTGKSDLHSIDRQLDHLRSLELIVGGFSAEGNDLIANITPTDLALNLYVRCQGVNESTAEYWKSSLITQEELEKEIQAKKLAEEKIRKEKLANK, from the coding sequence ATGGAAAGTGAAAATAAAAGCTTAGACATTTTAGGTATAAAACCAGTAAGTAAAGCAATTGACACGTCTGTAAAAAAAACATTTCAGGGGATTGAAGCTTTTCTTAAAAGCGTTTGTGCTCCTGCTTTAGATGAAGTTGGACTAATGTTGCGCGATAAAATTCGATATTGGCGATTGAATAATATCCTACGAATTCTTGAAAAAGCTAAAGGAAAAATAAATTTTGAAAATGACAATCTCCAGATGCAGGCACACCCTAGGATCGCGCTGGCCATTATCGAGAATGGTTCACTTAACGACAATGATGAAATTCAAGAATTATGGGCTGGACTTTTTGCTTCATCTTGCACGCCCTCAGGACAAGATGATGAGAATTTGATTTTCATAGATTTACTTAAACAACTAACATCAGTAGAGGCGAAAATTTTAAATTTTACTTGTGAGAATGCTCGGAAAATTGTTTACCCAAATGGGTTAGTGACTGCTGATGATCTACAGTCCACAGGGAATGAATTATTTAGATTGACAGGCAAATCGGATTTACACAGCATTGATAGACAACTAGACCACCTTCGTTCTTTAGAATTAATTGTTGGAGGTTTCTCTGCCGAAGGAAATGATCTAATTGCAAACATTACACCGACAGATTTAGCACTAAATCTATATGTTCGTTGTCAGGGAGTTAATGAATCGACAGCAGAATATTGGAAATCAAGTTTAATAACACAAGAAGAGCTTGAAAAAGAAATACAAGCAAAAAAATTGGCAGAAGAGAAAATACGAAAGGAAAAGCTTGCAAATAAGTAG